A region of Plantactinospora sp. BC1 DNA encodes the following proteins:
- a CDS encoding plasmid pRiA4b ORF-3 family protein, producing MRRQIFQLKVSLADVTPPVWRRVLVPGGYTLDRVHRLFQSVLGWQNCHLHSFEIDGVQYGVPDPEGELTLRDELDTRLDAVATKGGRFLYTYDFGDWWEHDVIVEDVFGADPDERYPVCTAGAGACPPEDVGGPYGYRRFLAAMADPDHPEHESLRDWLGRPFDPSTFDAGRASTLARWLS from the coding sequence ATGCGCCGTCAGATCTTCCAGCTCAAGGTGTCGCTCGCCGACGTCACACCGCCGGTCTGGCGGCGGGTGCTGGTGCCGGGCGGCTACACCCTGGACCGGGTGCACCGGCTGTTCCAGTCCGTACTGGGCTGGCAGAACTGCCACCTGCACTCGTTCGAGATCGACGGGGTGCAGTACGGCGTACCGGATCCGGAGGGTGAGCTGACGCTCCGCGACGAGCTGGACACCCGGCTGGACGCGGTGGCGACCAAGGGTGGCCGGTTCCTCTACACCTACGACTTCGGCGACTGGTGGGAACACGACGTGATCGTCGAGGACGTCTTCGGCGCCGATCCCGACGAGCGGTACCCGGTCTGCACCGCCGGTGCGGGGGCCTGCCCGCCGGAGGACGTCGGTGGCCCGTACGGCTACCGCCGGTTCCTCGCCGCGATGGCCGACCCGGACCATCCGGAGCACGAGTCGCTGCGCGACTGGCTGGGGCGACCCTTTGATCCGTCGACCTTCGACGCCGGCCGGGCGAGCACCCTGGCCCGCTGGCTGAGCTGA
- a CDS encoding pyrimidine reductase family protein: MTGNVGITRLWPDPTPAALDESALIALYPRPDRPHLRMNFVASVDGAVELDGHSAGLSSAPDKRVFGLLRMVCDVLLVGAGTLRHEAYRALRLDERRRAWRREHGLAEYPTLVVVSRALNLDPESAAFADAPVRPVVLTAERAEAPAGLDGVAELLRRGEERVDLAAGLAELHRRGHGQVLCEGGPHLFGSLTAAGLVDEVCLTVAPMLTGPGAGRITAGPTTTPQGMSLRHVLAAGDELLLRYVRG; encoded by the coding sequence ATGACCGGTAATGTCGGAATAACCCGGCTGTGGCCCGACCCCACGCCGGCTGCCCTGGACGAGTCGGCGCTGATCGCGCTCTATCCCCGCCCCGACCGGCCCCACCTCCGGATGAACTTCGTCGCCAGCGTCGACGGTGCGGTCGAGCTGGACGGCCACTCCGCCGGGCTCTCCTCCGCGCCGGACAAGCGGGTCTTCGGGCTGCTCCGGATGGTCTGCGACGTGCTGCTGGTCGGCGCGGGCACGCTGCGGCACGAGGCGTACCGGGCGCTCCGGCTCGACGAGCGGCGCCGGGCCTGGCGCCGGGAGCACGGGCTGGCCGAGTACCCGACCCTGGTCGTGGTCTCCCGGGCGCTGAACCTCGACCCGGAGTCGGCGGCCTTCGCGGACGCCCCGGTCCGGCCGGTGGTGCTCACCGCCGAGCGGGCCGAGGCGCCGGCCGGGCTCGACGGCGTCGCCGAGCTGCTGCGCCGCGGCGAGGAGCGGGTCGACCTGGCCGCCGGCCTCGCCGAGCTGCACCGCCGTGGGCACGGCCAGGTGCTCTGCGAGGGCGGGCCGCACCTCTTCGGCTCGCTGACCGCCGCCGGCCTGGTCGACGAGGTCTGCCTGACGGTGGCGCCGATGCTGACCGGTCCGGGCGCCGGGCGGATCACCGCCGGGCCGACCACCACGCCGCAGGGGATGTCGCTGCGGCACGTCCTCGCCGCCGGGGACGAGCTGCTGCTCCGGTACGTCCGCGGCTGA
- a CDS encoding ATP-binding protein, producing the protein MTDSPPEAPGAEVGRVLGTADATPLQFWTAVTPGSYLQLDDVVVTRRELPDREPVTIAGVVTQVRARHEGAQFDSDVFAIADGTLPAMVQEAAEITTTRVDPEFYVPPSPGAVVYRAEGEARSAALHFDRMERRVPMGIGRDGVPVFLNADFLDGSRGAHVSISGISGVATKTSFATFLLYSVFRSGVLGGDAVNAKALIFNVKGEDLLFLDHPNSRLDAATTETYAKLGLDAGAFPDVRVYAPPRAGDSSGTPDVSSRLSGVDSFYWTLTEFCADRLLPYVFADADDERQQYTMVVHSVAAHLARYAQPADGGVSVDGVRINSYPDLVDHIVEQLTDDETRSEWAGSAVNMGTVNAFARRLIGSKKDLARLIRGDLATRRPHSVNTAESAQVTVVDLHNLPDRAQRFVVGVTLKTEFERKEKAGTAKPLLFVVLDELNKYAPREGSSPIKEVLLDIAERGRSLGVILIGAQQTASEVERRIVTNSAIRVVGRLDPAEASRPEYGFLPAAQRQRALLAKPGTMFVNQPDIPVPLCLDFPFPAWATRVSEAGAAPTGTLRSITQAADPFAVVGSRAGTLTDDDIPF; encoded by the coding sequence GTGACCGACAGCCCACCCGAGGCTCCGGGAGCGGAGGTCGGCCGGGTGCTGGGCACCGCCGACGCCACCCCGTTGCAGTTCTGGACGGCCGTCACCCCGGGCAGCTACCTCCAGCTCGACGACGTGGTGGTGACCCGCCGCGAGCTGCCGGACCGGGAGCCGGTCACCATCGCCGGGGTGGTCACCCAGGTCCGGGCCCGGCACGAGGGGGCGCAGTTCGACTCCGACGTCTTCGCCATCGCCGACGGCACCCTGCCGGCGATGGTGCAGGAGGCGGCCGAGATCACCACCACCCGGGTCGACCCGGAGTTCTACGTCCCGCCCTCCCCCGGCGCGGTCGTCTACCGGGCCGAGGGCGAGGCCCGGTCGGCGGCGCTGCACTTCGACCGGATGGAGCGCCGGGTGCCGATGGGGATCGGCCGGGACGGCGTGCCGGTCTTCCTCAACGCCGACTTCCTGGACGGCAGCCGGGGCGCGCACGTCTCGATCTCCGGCATCTCCGGGGTGGCCACCAAGACCAGCTTCGCCACCTTCCTGCTCTACTCGGTCTTCCGCTCCGGGGTGCTCGGCGGCGACGCGGTGAACGCCAAGGCACTGATCTTCAACGTCAAGGGCGAGGACCTGCTCTTCCTCGACCACCCGAACAGCCGGCTGGACGCGGCCACCACCGAGACGTACGCGAAGCTGGGGCTGGACGCCGGAGCCTTCCCGGACGTCCGGGTCTACGCCCCGCCCCGGGCCGGCGACTCCTCCGGCACCCCCGACGTGAGCAGCCGGCTCTCCGGGGTCGACAGCTTCTACTGGACGCTGACCGAGTTCTGCGCCGACCGTCTCCTGCCCTACGTCTTCGCCGACGCCGACGACGAGCGCCAGCAATACACCATGGTGGTGCACTCGGTCGCCGCCCACCTGGCCAGGTATGCCCAGCCCGCCGACGGCGGGGTCAGCGTCGACGGGGTACGGATCAACTCCTACCCCGACCTGGTCGACCACATCGTCGAGCAGCTCACCGACGACGAGACCCGCTCGGAGTGGGCCGGCAGCGCGGTCAACATGGGCACCGTCAACGCCTTCGCCCGGCGGCTGATCGGCAGCAAGAAGGATCTGGCCCGGCTGATCCGGGGCGACCTCGCCACCCGCCGTCCGCACAGCGTGAACACCGCCGAGAGCGCCCAGGTGACCGTGGTCGACCTGCACAACCTGCCGGACCGGGCGCAGCGGTTCGTGGTCGGGGTGACCCTGAAGACCGAGTTCGAGCGCAAGGAGAAGGCCGGCACCGCCAAGCCGCTGCTCTTCGTCGTCCTCGACGAGCTGAACAAGTACGCCCCCCGGGAGGGCTCCTCGCCGATCAAGGAGGTGCTGCTCGACATCGCCGAGCGGGGCCGCTCGCTCGGGGTGATCCTGATCGGGGCGCAGCAGACCGCCAGCGAGGTGGAGCGGCGCATCGTCACCAACTCGGCGATCCGGGTGGTCGGCCGGCTCGACCCGGCCGAGGCGTCCCGCCCGGAGTACGGCTTCCTCCCCGCCGCGCAGCGGCAGCGGGCGCTGCTGGCCAAGCCGGGCACGATGTTCGTCAACCAGCCGGACATCCCGGTGCCGCTCTGCCTGGACTTCCCCTTCCCGGCCTGGGCGACCCGGGTCTCCGAGGCCGGTGCCGCGCCGACCGGGACGCTCCGGTCGATCACCCAGGCCGCCGACCCGTTCGCGGTGGTCGGCTCCCGGGCCGGAACCCTCACCGACGACGACATCCCCTTCTAG
- a CDS encoding exonuclease SbcCD subunit D yields MKILHTSDWHVGKVLKGQSRVGEHRDALAQVVEVAQAESPDLVIVAGDLYDTAAPTPESTRLVTRALSALRRTGAQVVAIGGNHDNGPALDALRPWAEAAGVALRGSVRDNPAEHVVDGTTADGEAWRLVALPFLSQRYAVRAVEMYELTAAEAVQTYADHVGRVLGRLTESFDSPDRVHLVTGHLTVVGARTGGGEREAHTVLNYAVPASVFPSNAHYVALGHLHRAQQVLGPCHIRYSGSPLPIDFGEEENRPSVSIVEVSTRTAARVREVPITAAAPLRTVRGTLAELAKVDDGTSWLRVYVREAPRAGLREEVQELLPRALEVRIDPEMLPAAGAGRAAQRAGRSPRELFADYLTSRGQADDGVRELFDELYEEATK; encoded by the coding sequence GTGAAGATCCTGCACACCTCCGACTGGCACGTCGGCAAGGTCCTCAAGGGACAGTCCCGGGTCGGCGAACACCGCGACGCCCTCGCCCAGGTGGTCGAGGTCGCCCAGGCCGAGTCCCCCGACCTGGTGATCGTCGCCGGTGACCTCTACGACACCGCCGCGCCGACCCCCGAGTCGACCCGGCTGGTCACCCGGGCGCTCTCCGCGTTGCGCCGCACCGGCGCCCAGGTCGTCGCGATCGGCGGCAACCACGACAACGGCCCGGCCCTGGACGCGCTCCGGCCGTGGGCCGAGGCCGCCGGGGTGGCGCTGCGGGGCAGCGTCCGGGACAACCCGGCCGAGCACGTCGTCGACGGGACCACCGCCGACGGCGAGGCGTGGCGGCTGGTCGCGCTTCCGTTCCTCTCCCAGCGGTACGCGGTCCGCGCCGTCGAGATGTACGAGCTGACCGCCGCCGAGGCGGTGCAGACCTATGCCGACCACGTCGGGCGGGTGCTCGGCCGGCTGACCGAGAGCTTCGACTCCCCCGACCGGGTGCACCTGGTCACCGGGCACCTGACCGTGGTCGGCGCCCGCACCGGCGGCGGCGAGCGGGAGGCGCACACCGTGCTCAACTACGCCGTACCGGCCTCGGTCTTCCCGAGCAACGCGCACTACGTGGCGCTCGGTCACCTGCACCGGGCACAGCAGGTGCTCGGCCCCTGCCACATCCGCTACAGCGGCAGCCCGCTGCCGATCGACTTCGGCGAGGAGGAGAACCGCCCCTCGGTCAGCATCGTCGAGGTGAGCACCCGGACCGCCGCCCGGGTCCGGGAGGTGCCGATCACGGCGGCGGCGCCGCTGCGCACCGTACGCGGCACCCTGGCCGAACTCGCCAAGGTCGACGACGGCACGTCCTGGCTGCGGGTCTACGTCCGGGAGGCGCCGAGAGCCGGGCTGCGCGAGGAGGTGCAGGAGCTGCTCCCCCGGGCCCTGGAGGTGCGGATCGACCCCGAGATGTTGCCGGCCGCCGGTGCGGGCCGGGCCGCCCAGCGGGCCGGGCGCTCCCCCCGGGAACTCTTCGCCGACTATCTGACCAGCCGGGGCCAGGCCGACGACGGGGTGCGCGAACTGTTCGACGAACTCTACGAGGAGGCGACCAAATAG
- a CDS encoding AAA family ATPase encodes MRPLRLDLAGFTAFRDATTVDFTDADFFALVGPTGSGKSSVLDAICFALYGTVPRWGGARGIANALAPSAAEARVRLVFESAGARYVATRVVRRDSRGNVKTGNAGLQLMPPGFDVTKLDTGLSPEDLGEVVAGTPAEMDDAVLEAVGLPYEQFTSCVLLPQGQFADFLHAKPATRQQILVNLLGLGVYEEVQKRATARAARADAALEAVDRMLDGLTGIDDETLAVAAGRVDAMRQLADGVDAAVPELRAARTAATEAERGLAALDAELAELARVRPPRDLAVVADAVAAAREAATEASAAVTVAEEREEKLRGELAGAGDPAALRLLQQAHTERRQVAGEAATLAGALEAAGADHDAAVAALDAARAAAARAGAELEAARTAYQEAQTADRAAALRAHLHAGAPCPVCTQPVTEVPPLPEGSAVAAAKQAGEAARAAADAADRLVAERDRAARELERTLDQARVRHEQLTARLADLDARLADSPGPAALRERLDLLAGLRRDLEAAGGAVRAARETARRTRAGVQAAEERLRGAWHAFDTVRDGVARFGPPAADRADVTAAWAGLADWAARAGEERRASRAGAASAVTEAHGTVDAVAERIAALFTAVGLDRPADDADPVRLAVVAVERAEAEHRRLVERREQARELTERRTGHERESRVAKALAGHLRANNFERWLLAEALDMLVDGASRILRELTDGQYDLAHDKGEFFVVDHHDAGLRRAVRTLSGGETFQASLALALALSEQLAGLSTTTASLESIVLDEGFGTLDAATLETVAATLENLAARGDRMVGVVTHVPALAERIPVRFEVRKDARSSRVERTGR; translated from the coding sequence GTGCGTCCGCTCCGGCTCGACCTGGCCGGCTTCACCGCCTTCCGGGACGCGACCACCGTCGACTTCACCGACGCGGACTTCTTCGCCCTGGTCGGGCCGACCGGTTCGGGCAAGTCCAGCGTGCTCGACGCGATCTGCTTCGCCCTCTACGGCACGGTGCCGCGCTGGGGCGGCGCCCGGGGCATCGCCAACGCGCTGGCCCCGTCGGCGGCCGAGGCCCGGGTCCGGCTGGTCTTCGAGTCCGCCGGCGCACGCTACGTGGCGACCCGGGTGGTCCGGCGGGACAGCCGGGGCAACGTCAAGACCGGCAACGCCGGGCTGCAACTGATGCCGCCCGGCTTCGACGTGACGAAGCTGGACACCGGGCTCAGCCCGGAGGACCTCGGCGAGGTGGTCGCCGGTACCCCGGCCGAGATGGACGACGCGGTGCTGGAGGCGGTCGGGCTGCCGTACGAGCAGTTCACCAGTTGCGTACTGCTGCCGCAGGGGCAGTTCGCCGACTTCCTGCACGCCAAGCCGGCGACCCGGCAGCAGATCCTGGTCAACCTGCTCGGCCTCGGCGTCTACGAGGAGGTGCAGAAGCGGGCGACCGCGCGGGCGGCCCGGGCCGACGCCGCGCTGGAGGCCGTCGACCGGATGCTGGACGGGCTCACCGGGATCGACGACGAGACGCTGGCGGTCGCGGCCGGGCGGGTGGACGCGATGCGGCAACTGGCCGACGGGGTCGACGCGGCCGTACCCGAGCTGCGGGCCGCCCGTACCGCCGCCACCGAGGCGGAGCGCGGGCTCGCCGCCCTCGACGCCGAACTCGCCGAGCTGGCCCGGGTCCGGCCGCCCCGGGACCTCGCGGTGGTCGCCGACGCGGTCGCGGCCGCCCGGGAGGCGGCGACCGAGGCGTCGGCGGCGGTGACCGTGGCCGAGGAACGCGAGGAGAAGCTCCGGGGCGAGCTGGCCGGTGCCGGCGACCCGGCGGCGCTGCGGCTGCTGCAACAGGCGCACACCGAACGCAGGCAGGTGGCCGGCGAGGCGGCGACGCTGGCCGGCGCGCTGGAGGCGGCCGGTGCCGACCACGACGCGGCGGTGGCCGCCCTCGACGCGGCCCGGGCCGCCGCCGCGCGGGCCGGCGCGGAGTTGGAGGCGGCCAGGACCGCCTACCAGGAGGCGCAGACCGCCGACCGGGCGGCGGCGCTCCGGGCCCACCTGCACGCCGGGGCGCCCTGCCCGGTCTGCACCCAGCCGGTGACGGAGGTGCCGCCGCTGCCGGAGGGCTCGGCGGTGGCCGCCGCGAAGCAGGCCGGTGAGGCCGCCCGGGCCGCCGCCGACGCCGCCGACCGGCTGGTCGCCGAGCGGGACCGGGCCGCCCGGGAGCTGGAACGCACCCTCGACCAGGCCCGGGTCCGGCACGAGCAGCTGACCGCCCGGCTCGCCGACCTCGACGCCCGGCTCGCCGACTCCCCCGGCCCGGCCGCACTGCGCGAACGGCTCGACCTGCTCGCCGGGCTCCGGCGGGACCTGGAGGCGGCCGGCGGGGCGGTACGGGCGGCCCGGGAGACGGCCCGGCGGACCCGGGCCGGCGTGCAGGCGGCCGAGGAGCGGCTGCGGGGCGCCTGGCACGCCTTCGACACGGTGCGGGACGGGGTGGCCCGGTTCGGTCCACCGGCCGCCGACCGGGCGGACGTGACCGCCGCCTGGGCCGGGCTGGCCGACTGGGCGGCCCGGGCCGGCGAGGAGCGGCGGGCGAGCCGGGCCGGCGCCGCCTCGGCGGTGACCGAGGCGCACGGCACCGTCGACGCGGTCGCGGAACGGATCGCCGCGCTCTTCACCGCCGTCGGGCTCGACCGGCCGGCCGACGACGCCGACCCGGTCCGGCTGGCGGTGGTCGCCGTCGAGCGGGCCGAGGCCGAGCACCGCCGGCTGGTCGAGCGCCGGGAGCAGGCCCGGGAGCTGACCGAGCGGCGGACCGGGCACGAGCGGGAGTCCCGGGTCGCCAAGGCCCTCGCTGGGCACCTGCGGGCCAACAACTTCGAGCGCTGGCTGCTGGCCGAGGCGCTCGACATGCTGGTCGACGGCGCCTCCCGGATCCTGCGCGAACTCACCGACGGGCAGTACGACCTGGCGCACGACAAGGGCGAGTTCTTCGTGGTCGACCACCACGACGCCGGGCTGCGCCGGGCGGTCCGGACCCTGTCGGGCGGGGAGACCTTCCAGGCCTCGCTGGCGCTGGCGCTGGCCCTCTCCGAGCAGCTCGCCGGCCTCTCCACCACCACCGCCAGCCTGGAGTCGATCGTGCTCGACGAGGGCTTCGGCACGCTCGACGCGGCGACCCTGGAGACCGTCGCCGCCACCCTGGAGAACCTCGCCGCCCGGGGCGACCGGATGGTCGGGGTGGTCACCCACGTACCGGCGCTGGCGGAACGGATCCCGGTCCGGTTCGAGGTACGCAAGGACGCCCGCAGCTCCCGGGTGGAACGGACCGGCCGGTGA
- a CDS encoding spermidine synthase: MGRKRRADALAVKVASGLAELRPDPDRPGSYTLLVDGAPQSHVDLTDPTHLEFEYVRRIAIVLDLVAPAGQPLRVLHLGGGAMTLPRYLSTTRPGSTQRVVEVDAALVDLVREKLPWPTDPRLRVRVGDAREVLGTIRDGDYDVVVADVFAGARTPAHLASVEFAAEAARVLRPGGVHVVNVADGPPLRYARAQVATLRAVLPEVCLVADSAVLRGRRYGNLVLAASRAELPVPELVRRTAGDWFPGRVLAGADLDRFADGARVVVDSAARPSAPPPPGSFDIAR; encoded by the coding sequence GTGGGGCGGAAACGGCGGGCCGACGCGCTCGCGGTGAAGGTGGCGAGCGGTCTGGCGGAGCTGCGCCCGGACCCGGACCGGCCGGGCTCCTACACCCTGCTGGTCGACGGGGCGCCGCAGTCGCACGTCGACCTCACCGACCCGACACACCTGGAATTCGAGTACGTCCGCCGGATCGCCATCGTGCTCGACCTCGTCGCGCCGGCCGGTCAGCCGCTCCGGGTGCTGCACCTGGGCGGTGGGGCGATGACGCTGCCCCGCTATCTCTCGACCACCCGACCCGGCTCGACGCAGCGGGTCGTCGAGGTCGACGCGGCCCTGGTCGACCTGGTCCGGGAGAAACTGCCCTGGCCGACCGACCCCCGGCTGCGGGTCCGGGTCGGCGACGCCCGGGAGGTGCTCGGCACGATCCGGGACGGCGACTACGACGTGGTGGTGGCCGACGTCTTCGCCGGCGCCCGCACCCCGGCACATCTGGCCTCGGTGGAGTTCGCGGCCGAGGCGGCCCGGGTGTTGCGCCCCGGCGGCGTACACGTGGTCAACGTCGCGGACGGCCCGCCGCTGCGGTACGCCCGCGCCCAGGTCGCCACCCTCCGGGCCGTACTCCCCGAGGTCTGCCTGGTCGCCGATTCGGCGGTGCTGCGCGGCCGCCGGTACGGCAACCTGGTGCTGGCCGCCAGCCGGGCCGAACTGCCGGTGCCGGAGCTGGTCCGGCGTACCGCCGGAGACTGGTTCCCCGGCCGGGTGCTGGCCGGTGCCGACCTGGACCGCTTCGCCGACGGTGCCCGGGTGGTCGTCGACAGCGCCGCCCGACCCTCCGCACCGCCCCCGCCGGGGAGCTTCGACATCGCCCGCTAG
- a CDS encoding sigma-70 family RNA polymerase sigma factor: protein MQAVAGGWYGDTVMPGRMCAASQRRSIRYRKSLDARPAGRNDGPVTPRPAAGRHNSTPAETRHSDELVRVLYEEHAKPLLMFVLRLTGGDRQRAEDVVQETLLRAWRNAHRLGTHGQSSLRPWLVTVARRIVIDDHRSEQARPAETYDRDLEGFSESDDTDRVLRMMTITDALRTLSQPHREVLVATYFRGRTVPEAAEELGLPLGTAKSRVYYALRALRAALVERGVTE from the coding sequence ATGCAGGCGGTAGCCGGCGGATGGTATGGCGACACGGTCATGCCGGGGCGAATGTGCGCTGCCTCGCAACGCCGGTCAATTCGGTACCGGAAAAGTCTCGACGCGCGGCCGGCCGGACGGAATGATGGGCCGGTGACACCGCGACCGGCTGCCGGCCGCCACAATTCGACCCCCGCCGAGACGAGGCACTCCGACGAGCTCGTTCGCGTGCTCTACGAGGAACATGCCAAACCTCTGCTGATGTTCGTCCTGCGGCTGACCGGCGGCGACCGCCAGCGCGCCGAGGACGTGGTGCAGGAGACGCTGTTACGCGCCTGGCGCAACGCACACCGGCTCGGCACCCACGGCCAGTCGTCGTTGCGTCCCTGGCTCGTCACCGTCGCCCGGCGGATCGTGATCGACGACCACCGCAGCGAGCAGGCCCGACCCGCCGAGACGTACGACCGCGATCTGGAGGGCTTCTCCGAGTCCGACGACACGGACCGGGTGCTGCGGATGATGACCATCACCGACGCCCTGCGCACGCTGAGCCAGCCGCACCGGGAGGTGCTGGTGGCGACGTACTTCCGGGGGCGCACGGTGCCGGAGGCCGCCGAGGAGTTGGGGCTGCCGCTCGGCACCGCGAAGTCCCGGGTCTACTACGCGCTCCGGGCTCTCCGGGCGGCGCTGGTGGAGCGGGGGGTGACCGAGTGA
- a CDS encoding zf-HC2 domain-containing protein: MSAEIHWDVASYALGVLDERDTLRFEEHLASCPQCGLELESLLPVVDMLGEVDGRDLMAADRVESDGALFERVVSAVGADRRRARSRRLYSLAAGVVLVAMLTGLALFAGTRIADPGTTTAQPPVGTVTASPGATGRPAPTGDRFTATDPESGVRMELILGSTPWGTRVSYALSGLSGPKVCRLVAIHKNGRTEALSSWRVPPGGYGTKTQPNPLMLETATSSGLDDIVGFQVQVIDDDGSVDPLVTVPA; encoded by the coding sequence GTGAGCGCCGAGATCCACTGGGACGTCGCGTCGTACGCGCTCGGCGTCCTGGACGAGCGCGACACCCTGCGCTTCGAGGAGCACCTGGCGAGCTGCCCGCAGTGCGGGCTGGAGCTGGAGTCGCTGCTGCCGGTGGTGGACATGCTGGGCGAGGTCGACGGCCGGGACCTGATGGCGGCCGACCGCGTCGAGTCCGACGGCGCACTCTTCGAGCGGGTCGTTTCGGCGGTCGGCGCGGACCGGCGGCGGGCCCGCAGCCGGCGGCTCTACAGCCTCGCGGCGGGTGTGGTGCTGGTGGCGATGCTGACCGGCCTGGCGCTCTTCGCCGGGACCCGGATCGCCGACCCGGGCACGACGACCGCGCAGCCGCCGGTCGGCACGGTCACCGCCAGCCCGGGGGCCACCGGCCGGCCGGCACCGACCGGCGACCGGTTCACCGCCACCGACCCGGAGAGCGGGGTGCGCATGGAGCTGATCCTCGGCTCGACGCCCTGGGGCACCCGGGTCTCCTACGCGCTGAGCGGGTTGTCCGGCCCGAAGGTGTGCCGGCTGGTGGCGATCCACAAGAACGGCAGGACCGAGGCGCTCTCCAGCTGGAGGGTGCCACCCGGCGGCTACGGCACGAAGACCCAGCCCAACCCGCTGATGCTGGAGACCGCCACCTCCAGCGGCCTGGACGACATCGTCGGGTTCCAGGTGCAGGTGATCGACGACGACGGGTCGGTGGACCCGCTGGTGACCGTGCCGGCCTGA
- a CDS encoding Pecanex-like protein 1: protein MKNTPVRSSRRRSNRPPRNKRLIAVLATLGVFGAIVTVTQVSNAGTWGRNRPSAAKPCPTAPAPATSAPSTSAPSGAPGTANPSSSAAAEGPGTAAKPQTRSYHDHGAVQHPGDGQEPGTLAQRGRPGGGGANCTPSPGTSSSSAPGNPAALEPLGADCSDSDLQTHDGFQNGPRCVGTAFGEVGAPEQNPSLLITQAPNSVRVNQQFTLQVSTRNLVRDRFLPAGQGGYYKESSFLTEEGLVRGHFHSACRMLGSSRSAPDPAPVPAFFVATEDGRGGARPDTVTVTVPGLTQRGTAQCAVWAGDGSHRIPMMTRANQVPAFDVVRITVR, encoded by the coding sequence GTGAAGAACACCCCCGTCCGCTCCTCACGGCGGCGCTCGAACCGACCACCACGCAACAAGCGCCTGATCGCCGTGCTGGCCACGCTGGGCGTGTTCGGCGCGATCGTCACGGTCACCCAGGTCTCGAACGCCGGCACCTGGGGCCGCAACCGGCCCTCCGCGGCCAAGCCCTGCCCGACCGCACCGGCGCCGGCGACCAGCGCGCCGTCGACCAGCGCGCCGAGCGGCGCCCCGGGCACGGCGAACCCGTCCTCCTCGGCCGCCGCCGAGGGCCCGGGCACGGCGGCGAAGCCGCAGACCCGGTCGTACCACGACCACGGTGCCGTGCAGCACCCCGGTGACGGGCAGGAGCCGGGCACCCTGGCCCAGCGCGGCCGGCCGGGCGGTGGCGGCGCCAACTGCACCCCGAGCCCGGGCACCAGCAGCAGCTCCGCGCCGGGCAACCCGGCCGCGCTGGAGCCGCTCGGCGCGGACTGCTCGGACAGCGATCTCCAGACGCACGACGGTTTCCAGAACGGTCCCCGCTGCGTCGGCACCGCGTTCGGTGAGGTCGGCGCCCCGGAGCAGAACCCGTCTCTGCTGATCACCCAGGCGCCGAACTCGGTCCGGGTCAACCAGCAGTTCACGCTCCAGGTCAGCACCCGCAACCTGGTCCGGGACCGGTTCCTGCCGGCCGGGCAGGGTGGCTACTACAAGGAGAGCTCCTTCCTCACCGAGGAGGGCCTGGTCCGCGGCCACTTCCACTCCGCCTGCCGGATGCTGGGCAGCAGCCGCTCCGCGCCGGACCCGGCGCCGGTCCCGGCGTTCTTCGTGGCCACCGAGGACGGCCGGGGCGGTGCCCGGCCGGACACCGTCACGGTGACCGTGCCCGGGCTCACCCAGCGGGGTACCGCGCAGTGCGCCGTGTGGGCCGGTGACGGCTCGCACCGGATCCCGATGATGACCCGCGCCAACCAGGTGCCGGCCTTCGACGTAGTGCGGATCACCGTCAGGTGA